One Ignavibacterium sp. DNA segment encodes these proteins:
- a CDS encoding PAS domain S-box protein: protein MENKTLNLIDSAPIAILSFNKSGEIDFVNKAFFDLELLYGFEVPSNIIGTNIFDKDLLNHFPIGTELNDILGGISFEKEFDLVDTKSNGLIHLIIKAAPIYDSDEVIGGIVIFEDLKILEKTKKETAIRNDFIDNAIHNVSDFFLVVDRLKRIQFFSKNILHYINIPPNLLQTASIGSLFDSETSNIVKEYLEYSRKNRIVVNEKISYELRGIKKVFDCRFVPQENYKKDISFIYIFFKDITAQEREIDNLYNDVGKLEIYHTLSKQTNEGVFVIDAENKIEFWDDNSAILFELTKDEATGNQAYNAVSILSPSFLDSLRIKLNEKGLHKIVISYFNRNKEKKTYETYFTYYDDFTKRILVKCIDISDKITFEEGLKLSLKSFRDIITKAPVMIANVDQDGMIIFTNPAFQKYLGYTEEELMSKSFYDLIDRHYIENNIFDFRGFLGEETRQIELPLINKLGEILLFNGIFHPSKENENHIRSFICFFTNISENVDKINESNLFTSIVNNAFDGIALSIEGRIILANDAFANIFGYDKNTDVLNKELIEFSSNDDIIKVAEYFRMFERKKDVPSRFDFLGKKKDGSNIHTEFSVRSFRSNELSYIVIIARDITERIRTQKAIRESEEKYRNITENIDDFLFTYERIGLTLRPIFCTSSIQKVIGYTQTDFLTDSKLILKSVHPDDFPAIKPKLANLLKSRIQLSGEFEFRIINRQGNIVWVRAKVNLVRSGTGRILKMFGLVSDVTFRKRAEEELKKSTQNLIKLNETKDRFISIISHDLRTPFSSILGFTDLLANDDELSEDEKKQYIKYIQESSRSMLALVNSLLDWTRLQTGRIKFEPQKLDISKIIIDSINALSGMAIQKGIEVTSLVTDPIYLFVDKSLINQLFNNLISNAIKFTNKGGSVKIFYETIENSRFLKFTVKDTGIGIKEEDIPKLFNVDSKFTSEGTAGEKGSGLGLTLVKEIIDKHDGNIFVKSQFGVGTEFIFTLPIASSNILIVDDNKTDRLLYSKILKNISPEYNVEVASDGKEALQKIISSPPALVITDHAMPVMNGYEFVIELKKSNIKGKPPVIVLSSDIDRSTVNDYTELGIEYVFHKPVNITSFKLAIEKSLQKGLHKD from the coding sequence GTGGAAAACAAAACATTAAACTTAATTGATAGCGCACCTATTGCTATTTTATCATTTAATAAAAGTGGTGAGATTGATTTTGTTAATAAAGCTTTTTTTGATTTAGAACTTTTATATGGATTCGAAGTTCCATCAAACATTATTGGTACAAACATTTTTGACAAAGATTTATTAAATCATTTTCCTATTGGAACAGAACTAAATGATATACTAGGGGGAATCTCATTTGAAAAAGAATTTGATCTTGTTGATACTAAATCCAACGGTTTAATCCATCTGATAATTAAAGCCGCACCGATATATGATTCTGATGAAGTTATCGGAGGTATTGTAATTTTTGAGGATTTAAAAATCCTTGAGAAAACTAAAAAAGAAACCGCTATCAGAAATGATTTTATTGATAATGCAATCCATAATGTTTCTGATTTTTTTCTTGTTGTTGACAGGCTTAAACGAATCCAATTCTTTTCAAAGAATATACTGCATTATATTAACATACCCCCTAATCTTCTTCAAACTGCATCAATCGGAAGTTTATTCGACTCAGAAACTTCAAACATTGTAAAGGAATATCTTGAGTATTCCAGAAAAAACAGGATTGTTGTAAACGAAAAAATATCTTATGAGTTAAGAGGAATTAAAAAAGTTTTTGACTGCCGTTTCGTTCCGCAGGAAAACTATAAAAAAGATATTTCCTTTATTTATATTTTCTTCAAAGATATAACTGCTCAGGAGAGAGAAATTGATAATCTTTACAATGATGTTGGTAAACTTGAGATATATCATACTCTTTCTAAACAGACAAATGAAGGTGTGTTTGTAATTGATGCTGAAAATAAGATTGAATTCTGGGATGATAACTCTGCTATATTATTTGAATTAACCAAGGATGAAGCAACAGGTAATCAGGCATACAATGCTGTAAGTATATTATCACCTTCATTTCTCGATTCTTTAAGAATAAAACTTAATGAAAAAGGGCTGCACAAAATTGTTATCTCTTACTTTAACAGAAATAAAGAGAAAAAAACTTACGAAACTTACTTTACCTATTATGATGATTTTACAAAAAGAATTTTAGTTAAATGTATAGATATAAGTGATAAGATAACCTTTGAAGAAGGACTAAAACTATCATTAAAAAGTTTCAGAGATATTATTACTAAAGCTCCCGTTATGATCGCTAATGTTGATCAGGATGGGATGATTATCTTTACTAATCCAGCTTTTCAAAAGTATTTGGGATATACTGAAGAAGAGTTAATGTCCAAAAGTTTTTATGATTTAATTGACCGCCATTATATTGAAAACAATATTTTTGATTTCAGAGGTTTTTTAGGAGAAGAAACCAGACAAATAGAATTACCGCTGATAAACAAGTTAGGGGAAATCCTTCTGTTTAATGGCATATTCCATCCGAGTAAAGAAAATGAGAATCATATTCGTTCTTTTATCTGCTTTTTTACAAACATATCCGAAAATGTAGATAAAATAAATGAATCTAATTTATTTACTTCCATAGTCAATAATGCTTTTGACGGAATTGCATTAAGCATTGAAGGAAGAATAATATTAGCTAATGATGCATTTGCAAACATATTTGGATATGATAAAAATACAGATGTGTTAAATAAAGAGTTGATTGAGTTTTCTTCAAACGATGATATAATTAAAGTAGCCGAGTACTTTAGGATGTTTGAAAGAAAAAAAGACGTGCCTTCGCGTTTTGATTTTCTTGGTAAGAAAAAAGACGGCAGTAATATACATACGGAGTTTTCGGTGCGCTCTTTCCGAAGTAATGAGTTATCTTACATTGTGATTATTGCCAGAGATATTACAGAACGAATCAGAACTCAGAAAGCAATCCGTGAATCCGAAGAAAAATACAGAAATATTACCGAGAACATTGATGATTTTTTATTTACTTATGAAAGAATAGGTTTAACACTCAGACCAATATTTTGCACATCATCAATTCAAAAAGTAATTGGTTATACACAAACAGATTTTCTGACAGATTCAAAACTTATTTTAAAATCTGTACATCCTGATGATTTTCCTGCTATCAAACCAAAACTGGCAAATCTGCTTAAAAGCAGAATACAACTTTCAGGTGAGTTCGAGTTTAGAATTATTAACCGGCAGGGAAATATCGTATGGGTAAGGGCAAAAGTTAACCTTGTACGTTCCGGTACAGGAAGAATATTGAAAATGTTTGGCTTAGTAAGCGATGTAACATTCAGGAAAAGAGCCGAAGAAGAGCTTAAGAAATCAACCCAGAACCTTATTAAACTTAACGAAACAAAAGATAGGTTTATTTCAATTATATCTCACGATTTAAGAACGCCGTTCAGTTCAATACTTGGATTTACTGATCTTCTTGCAAATGATGATGAATTGTCTGAAGATGAAAAAAAGCAATATATAAAGTATATTCAGGAATCATCTCGTTCTATGCTTGCATTAGTTAATTCTTTATTGGATTGGACAAGATTACAAACCGGCAGAATCAAATTTGAACCTCAAAAACTCGACATATCAAAAATAATTATTGATTCGATAAATGCGTTATCAGGAATGGCTATTCAGAAAGGGATTGAAGTTACTTCTTTAGTAACCGACCCAATATATTTATTTGTAGATAAAAGTTTAATAAATCAGTTATTTAATAATCTTATTTCAAATGCAATTAAGTTTACAAATAAAGGCGGGTCAGTTAAGATTTTCTATGAAACTATAGAGAACTCAAGATTTTTAAAATTTACAGTTAAAGATACCGGCATCGGCATAAAAGAAGAAGATATTCCGAAACTTTTTAATGTTGATTCAAAATTTACTTCAGAGGGAACCGCCGGAGAAAAAGGCAGCGGACTTGGTTTAACATTAGTTAAAGAAATTATAGATAAACATGACGGAAACATTTTTGTAAAAAGTCAATTTGGTGTTGGAACAGAATTTATCTTTACCCTGCCGATAGCATCTTCAAATATCTTAATAGTTGATGATAATAAGACTGATCGATTACTTTATTCAAAAATATTAAAAAATATTTCTCCTGAATATAATGTTGAAGTAGCTTCAGATGGTAAAGAAGCTTTGCAAAAAATTATTTCATCACCACCTGCACTTGTAATTACTGATCATGCAATGCCTGTAATGAATGGTTATGAATTTGTTATCGAACTAAAGAAGTCCAACATTAAAGGTAAACCGCCGGTTATTGTTTTGAGCAGTGATATTGACAGATCAACTGTTAATGATTATACTGAATTGGGAATAGAGTATGTTTTTCACAAACCGGTTAATATAACCAGTTTTAAACTTGCAATTGAAAAGTCTTTGCAAAAAGGTTTACACAAAGATTAA
- a CDS encoding ABC transporter permease, protein MFSVTLQKIGSTTLNFFQEFGQISNLFWGIFKSFRQIPKSKRLILYQMEHIGVNSLPLVLIIAIFTGAVSAWQAAYQLKGIAPLSFLGGATTRAIITELGPVLTGIVIAGRVGASIAAELGTMKVTEQIDALETMAISPVRYLAMPRFLASVVMMPILVVFANTIAVLGAYIVSNYFLGVSFAVFFNSVNRFFNFSDLVSGLIKTVFFGGVTALLGCHIGFKTTGGAEGVGLATIRSFVLSAALILILDYVLWMLIF, encoded by the coding sequence ATGTTTTCAGTTACTCTCCAAAAAATTGGCAGCACAACACTGAATTTCTTTCAGGAATTTGGTCAGATTTCCAACTTGTTTTGGGGTATTTTCAAAAGTTTCCGGCAGATTCCTAAAAGCAAACGATTGATACTTTATCAAATGGAACACATAGGTGTAAACTCACTTCCATTAGTTTTGATAATTGCCATCTTTACCGGGGCAGTTTCTGCCTGGCAGGCTGCTTATCAATTGAAAGGAATAGCTCCACTTTCTTTTCTCGGCGGCGCAACAACAAGAGCAATCATAACTGAATTAGGACCCGTTTTAACGGGCATTGTAATTGCTGGAAGAGTTGGGGCTTCAATTGCTGCTGAATTGGGGACTATGAAAGTAACTGAACAAATTGATGCACTTGAAACTATGGCAATTAGTCCTGTCAGATATTTAGCTATGCCAAGATTTTTAGCATCTGTAGTAATGATGCCGATCTTAGTTGTTTTTGCAAATACAATTGCAGTATTAGGAGCTTATATAGTTTCAAATTATTTCTTAGGAGTTTCATTCGCAGTTTTTTTTAATTCGGTAAACAGATTCTTTAATTTTTCAGATCTTGTTTCGGGATTGATAAAAACAGTTTTCTTCGGGGGAGTAACTGCTTTGCTTGGATGTCATATAGGTTTTAAAACTACTGGTGGCGCTGAGGGTGTTGGATTAGCAACCATACGATCATTTGTTTTATCTGCAGCCTTGATATTAATTCTCGATTATGTGCTGTGGATGCTGATATTTTAA
- a CDS encoding branched-chain amino acid aminotransferase yields the protein MEQIKYIIKEREEKIVLPEKLGFGQIFTDHVFEMDYNPKKGWHNPTIKPIESLPMHPATSFIHYGQTIFEGMKAFKTITDEVVIFRPDVHIQRLNNSAKRICMPEVDVDFVVEALKELVAIDSNWIPANRGEALYIRPFMFGTDPALGVRPSFEYKFVIVLSPVGAYYPEGFKPVKILVQDDYVRAVRKGLGECKTAANYAASLLATQEAARKGFTQVLWLDGVEQKYLEEVGTMNIFVNFKNEVATPNLNGSILPGVTRRSVIQILKEWKMNIVERPISIDEVISSYEKGDLLGVFGTGTAAIISSVGWLTYKDKNMILNNGQSGELDTKLFNELTGIHRGEKEDEHGWICKVEKKDVAIS from the coding sequence ATGGAACAAATTAAATATATTATCAAAGAACGGGAAGAGAAAATTGTATTGCCCGAAAAACTTGGCTTCGGTCAGATATTTACCGATCATGTTTTTGAAATGGATTATAACCCTAAAAAAGGCTGGCACAATCCAACAATAAAACCAATTGAATCTTTACCAATGCACCCTGCAACTTCTTTTATTCATTATGGACAAACGATTTTTGAAGGCATGAAAGCATTCAAAACTATTACTGATGAAGTAGTAATATTTCGTCCTGATGTTCATATTCAGCGGCTAAATAATTCTGCAAAACGTATTTGTATGCCCGAAGTAGATGTAGATTTTGTTGTGGAAGCATTAAAGGAGTTGGTTGCTATAGATAGCAATTGGATACCCGCTAACAGAGGAGAAGCACTTTATATAAGACCATTTATGTTTGGTACTGATCCGGCACTTGGTGTAAGACCATCTTTTGAATATAAGTTTGTTATTGTGTTATCTCCTGTTGGTGCTTATTATCCTGAGGGATTTAAGCCAGTTAAAATCTTAGTGCAGGATGATTACGTTAGAGCAGTTAGAAAAGGATTAGGAGAATGTAAAACTGCAGCTAACTATGCAGCAAGTTTGTTAGCAACACAGGAAGCCGCTAGAAAAGGCTTTACTCAGGTTTTATGGCTTGATGGTGTTGAACAGAAATATTTAGAAGAGGTCGGCACGATGAATATTTTTGTTAACTTTAAAAATGAAGTTGCTACACCAAATTTAAATGGCTCGATCTTACCAGGAGTAACCAGAAGATCAGTCATTCAGATATTAAAAGAATGGAAAATGAATATTGTTGAAAGACCAATTTCGATAGATGAGGTAATTTCATCTTATGAAAAAGGAGACTTGCTAGGAGTTTTCGGAACTGGAACAGCAGCTATAATTTCTTCTGTTGGATGGCTTACATATAAAGACAAAAATATGATTCTTAATAACGGTCAGTCCGGAGAACTGGATACCAAATTATTTAATGAACTAACAGGAATACATCGCGGCGAAAAAGAAGATGAACACGGATGGATATGTAAAGTTGAAAAAAAAGATGTTGCAATTAGCTGA
- the lexA gene encoding transcriptional repressor LexA: MKKKLTERQEKIFIFIQEYQQENGYPPTLREIGRKFDILSTFGVKRHLEALTKKGYLNILSNASRGISINKNEIESMEVINYQEVNNKFKIPIIGRVAAGSPITAEENVEGSIVIDPAFIKKDEDSFALKVKGDSMIEAGIFEGDLVVISPKAPVKNGDMIVARLEDEVTVKIYENKSNIIKLIPQNKSYQPIIVKNKNEFSIVGKVTGVIRWIN; this comes from the coding sequence ATGAAAAAGAAATTAACTGAACGTCAAGAGAAAATTTTTATTTTCATTCAAGAATACCAACAAGAAAATGGTTATCCGCCGACTTTACGAGAGATAGGAAGAAAGTTTGATATTTTATCAACTTTCGGGGTAAAAAGACATCTTGAAGCATTAACTAAAAAAGGTTATTTAAATATTTTAAGTAATGCAAGCCGTGGCATAAGTATTAATAAAAATGAAATTGAATCGATGGAAGTTATCAATTATCAAGAGGTGAATAATAAATTTAAAATTCCAATAATAGGCAGAGTTGCTGCCGGTTCACCAATAACTGCTGAAGAAAATGTTGAAGGCTCGATTGTTATTGATCCGGCTTTTATAAAAAAGGATGAAGATTCCTTTGCACTAAAAGTAAAGGGTGATAGTATGATCGAAGCCGGAATATTTGAAGGGGATCTTGTTGTAATATCTCCAAAAGCACCTGTAAAAAACGGAGATATGATAGTTGCTCGCCTTGAAGATGAAGTAACAGTAAAAATTTATGAGAATAAAAGTAACATAATAAAATTGATTCCTCAGAATAAAAGCTATCAACCGATAATAGTTAAAAATAAAAATGAGTTTTCAATTGTAGGTAAAGTTACTGGCGTTATCAGATGGATAAATTAA
- a CDS encoding isoprenyl transferase gives MLKKNSIKDKNIQEELKKSGDIPRHIAIIMDGNGRWAKKRGLPRVAGHKRGVDTVKEIVEACAEIGVKFLTLYTFSTENWKRPKDEVSTLMRLLLKSLKDRVNELNENDIRLKTIGDLDALPAEVQKQLKIDIERTKNNKKMVLNLALSYSGRWELLEAIKQISKLSANGKITEQDIDEKFVSSFLTTKDIPDPDLVIRTSGEFRVSNFLLWQIAYSEFVITETFWPDFSEYDLYDAIKVFQKRERRFGKVSEQIKKK, from the coding sequence TTGCTGAAGAAGAACTCCATTAAGGATAAAAATATTCAGGAAGAGCTAAAAAAATCAGGTGATATTCCGCGTCACATTGCAATCATAATGGATGGTAATGGGAGATGGGCAAAAAAAAGAGGACTACCGAGAGTTGCCGGACACAAAAGAGGCGTTGATACAGTTAAAGAAATTGTAGAAGCTTGTGCAGAAATTGGGGTGAAGTTTTTGACTCTCTACACTTTTTCTACTGAAAACTGGAAAAGACCCAAAGATGAAGTATCAACACTAATGAGACTTTTACTTAAAAGCCTTAAAGACAGGGTTAATGAACTAAATGAGAATGATATCCGTCTTAAAACCATCGGAGATTTGGATGCATTACCAGCCGAAGTTCAAAAGCAGTTAAAAATTGATATTGAAAGAACAAAAAACAACAAAAAGATGGTATTAAATCTTGCTTTAAGTTACAGCGGAAGATGGGAATTACTTGAGGCAATAAAACAAATTTCAAAACTTTCGGCAAATGGAAAAATTACTGAACAGGATATTGATGAAAAGTTTGTATCTTCTTTCCTAACAACTAAGGACATTCCAGACCCTGATTTAGTCATTAGAACCAGTGGTGAATTCAGAGTTAGTAATTTTTTACTTTGGCAAATAGCTTATTCTGAGTTTGTAATTACAGAAACATTTTGGCCCGATTTCTCTGAATATGATTTATATGATGCAATTAAAGTATTTCAGAAGAGAGAAAGAAGGTTTGGCAAAGTTAGCGAACAAATAAAAAAGAAGTAA
- the bamA gene encoding outer membrane protein assembly factor BamA: MFISSLIRSIKYFLIISFIFFNISLTAQQRETYKVLGISVEGNKSSDVSTIIVASGLKIGDEVQVPGDKTITAIKNLWALNIFSDVQIVIDKKVNEGVFLIIRVKEYSRLEKVVIEGNDEIDESDIEKKITFLRGAILKPQEVAKLVQRINSLYEEKGYFNTIITPLYYNYFTADTIGENVFVRWRNVSDLADEYELKYSGNEVKSSNLINKIKERLLLKLLIKEGEEVTVREISFNNNEAFDDSDLRDEMDETSVKKWWKFWGGGKFDPKNYAKDKELIINFYKKNGYRDAEILSDSLIYSDDKKDLHIVMDVYEGPQYKLRNIIWEGNTVYPANVLSERLDFAPGDVYNLEKFEQNLRGNEKQSDVSALYLDNGYLTFNLQTKETKVDYDSIDVTIRVEERNQFRIGRVDIYGNDKTKDKVIRRELYAIPGDYFNRGLLFRSVQNLANLQYFSVEQLYGPEGITTKLSSDSTVDIGFKVEEKSSDYLNASVGYSGSFGFSGAIGVTLTNFSIAEPFKLGGGQVLSFNWQFGVGSLYRTFTLGFTEPWMFDTPTSVGVEVFDTRQQYVYDLRQSGGTLRVGRRLKWPDDFFYVQGRFRYQYNNVIEGQRYYREGKSNQFSIGALITRRNIDNPIFPSIGSSLKLDIELSGSAILPGDVDYLKIGFTAEWYRRLFNSNRITLYTIADLGYIDEIVAGTNIQPFEYFYMGGNGLIIATTSLRGYDDRTVGPINPATGQVIGGKVMAKFGAEIRLSVIQEPIPLWLLAFAEAGNVFESFQKTDIFDLRRSIGVGARLLINPIGLIGFDLGYGFDRKITDGKDPEWLFHFQFGKGF; this comes from the coding sequence ATGTTCATTTCCTCCCTAATCAGATCTATAAAATATTTTTTAATAATTTCATTTATATTTTTTAATATAAGTTTAACTGCTCAGCAAAGGGAAACATACAAGGTTCTTGGAATTTCTGTTGAGGGTAATAAATCTTCAGATGTAAGTACAATAATTGTTGCTTCAGGATTAAAAATTGGTGATGAAGTACAAGTTCCCGGAGATAAAACAATAACAGCTATTAAAAATCTATGGGCACTTAATATTTTTTCAGATGTGCAAATAGTAATTGATAAAAAAGTAAATGAGGGTGTTTTTCTGATAATAAGGGTTAAAGAATATTCGCGGCTTGAAAAGGTTGTAATTGAAGGGAATGATGAAATTGATGAAAGTGATATAGAAAAGAAAATTACTTTTTTAAGAGGCGCAATTCTTAAACCGCAGGAAGTTGCAAAACTCGTCCAGAGGATAAACAGTTTATATGAAGAAAAAGGATATTTTAATACTATAATAACTCCACTATACTATAATTATTTTACTGCTGATACTATCGGAGAAAATGTTTTTGTAAGATGGAGAAATGTTTCTGATCTTGCAGATGAATATGAACTTAAATATAGCGGGAATGAGGTTAAATCGTCCAATCTTATAAATAAAATTAAAGAGAGATTGTTGTTGAAGCTTCTTATTAAAGAGGGAGAAGAAGTAACGGTTCGTGAGATTTCTTTTAATAATAATGAAGCTTTTGATGACAGCGATCTGCGTGATGAGATGGATGAAACTTCTGTAAAGAAATGGTGGAAGTTTTGGGGCGGAGGAAAATTTGACCCTAAAAATTATGCTAAAGATAAAGAGCTTATAATTAATTTTTATAAGAAAAACGGTTACAGAGATGCGGAGATTTTATCAGATTCTTTAATCTATTCTGATGATAAAAAAGATTTGCATATTGTTATGGATGTTTATGAAGGACCACAATACAAACTTAGAAATATTATCTGGGAAGGTAATACAGTATATCCTGCAAATGTGCTTTCTGAAAGATTGGACTTTGCTCCTGGTGATGTATATAACCTGGAAAAATTTGAACAAAATCTTAGAGGAAACGAAAAACAATCTGATGTATCTGCTCTTTATTTGGATAACGGCTATCTTACCTTTAATCTTCAAACAAAAGAAACAAAGGTTGATTACGATTCTATTGATGTTACAATAAGAGTTGAAGAAAGAAATCAGTTTAGAATTGGACGGGTTGATATTTATGGAAATGATAAGACTAAGGATAAAGTAATTCGCCGTGAATTATATGCCATCCCGGGTGATTATTTTAATCGTGGTTTGTTGTTTAGAAGCGTACAAAATCTTGCTAATCTTCAGTATTTTAGCGTGGAACAGTTGTATGGGCCAGAAGGAATTACAACAAAATTATCTAGTGACAGCACAGTTGATATTGGTTTTAAAGTTGAAGAAAAATCAAGTGACTATTTAAATGCATCTGTTGGCTATAGCGGAAGTTTTGGTTTTAGTGGTGCTATTGGTGTAACTTTAACCAACTTTTCAATAGCCGAGCCATTCAAACTCGGCGGAGGGCAGGTTCTTAGTTTTAACTGGCAGTTTGGTGTTGGTAGTTTATACCGAACATTTACATTAGGATTTACTGAGCCCTGGATGTTTGATACTCCTACTTCTGTTGGTGTAGAAGTTTTTGATACCAGACAACAATATGTTTATGATTTAAGACAGTCAGGCGGTACTTTAAGAGTTGGTAGAAGATTAAAATGGCCGGATGACTTTTTCTATGTTCAGGGAAGATTCAGATATCAGTATAATAATGTAATAGAAGGACAAAGATATTATCGTGAAGGTAAAAGTAATCAGTTTTCTATTGGGGCACTTATCACACGAAGAAATATTGATAATCCGATTTTCCCATCAATTGGTTCATCGTTAAAATTAGATATTGAGCTTTCAGGAAGTGCTATACTCCCCGGTGATGTTGACTATCTTAAAATAGGATTTACTGCTGAATGGTATCGTAGATTGTTTAATTCAAACCGGATCACTTTATATACAATTGCAGATTTAGGTTATATTGATGAAATAGTTGCAGGCACAAACATTCAGCCATTTGAATATTTTTATATGGGCGGTAATGGACTTATAATCGCTACAACCTCGCTGAGAGGTTATGACGATCGAACAGTAGGACCTATTAATCCAGCAACCGGGCAAGTTATTGGCGGTAAAGTGATGGCTAAATTTGGGGCTGAAATCAGATTGTCAGTTATACAAGAACCAATACCTTTATGGCTGTTAGCATTTGCAGAAGCAGGAAATGTTTTTGAAAGTTTTCAGAAAACAGATATTTTTGACCTCCGAAGATCTATTGGTGTTGGTGCAAGATTGTTAATAAACCCAATTGGTCTTATAGGTTTTGATCTTGGTTACGGCTTCGATCGTAAAATTACTGATGGAAAAGATCCTGAATGGCTTTTCCATTTTCAATTTGGAAAAGGTTTTTAG
- a CDS encoding OmpH family outer membrane protein codes for MKNYILVFTLIVLSSISFSQSQLKLGYIDSEVILTQFSEAIKAQGDLDALTNKYSAQIDSMTLAYQQAIADYQKQAETMTDAKKTEFQQKIVMMEQNLVEFRRAKFTQGTGEIYKKQEELFSPIKAKIYAAIEKVAKEESMQFVFDKSGDIILLYADSAFDITFKVLDRLRRGN; via the coding sequence GTGAAAAATTACATTTTAGTATTTACGCTTATTGTTTTAAGTTCAATTTCATTTTCGCAATCTCAATTAAAACTTGGTTATATAGACTCTGAAGTAATACTTACACAATTTTCTGAAGCAATAAAAGCTCAAGGTGATTTGGATGCATTAACTAATAAATATTCTGCTCAGATTGATTCAATGACACTGGCGTATCAACAAGCAATTGCTGATTATCAGAAACAAGCTGAAACGATGACAGATGCAAAAAAGACAGAATTTCAACAGAAAATTGTTATGATGGAACAAAATCTTGTTGAATTCAGACGTGCTAAATTTACACAAGGCACTGGTGAGATATATAAAAAGCAGGAAGAACTGTTTTCTCCGATAAAAGCTAAAATCTATGCTGCAATCGAAAAGGTAGCTAAAGAAGAAAGTATGCAGTTTGTTTTTGATAAGAGCGGAGATATTATTTTACTTTATGCCGACTCAGCTTTTGATATAACATTTAAAGTTTTGGACAGACTTAGAAGAGGAAATTGA
- a CDS encoding OmpH family outer membrane protein — protein MKKIFITSIFILLSSISFAQLKIGYIDSDTIMDQLPDVQDARQKLDALIQEWQGELNKMENEWKTKYDDYEKRKLIMSDQTRAETEAALVQLETQMAQYREKKFGTNGELFQKQDELMKPVQNKIFTALKELAEQEDFDFVFDRSGDIMILFAKDKYDLTSKVLDRLKLK, from the coding sequence ATGAAAAAGATATTTATAACTTCCATTTTTATTCTTCTTTCTTCGATCTCTTTTGCACAGCTTAAAATAGGTTACATTGATTCTGATACAATAATGGATCAACTGCCGGATGTTCAGGATGCAAGACAAAAACTTGATGCTTTGATACAAGAGTGGCAAGGTGAATTAAATAAGATGGAGAATGAATGGAAAACCAAGTATGACGATTATGAAAAACGCAAGCTGATAATGAGTGATCAAACGCGCGCCGAAACTGAAGCTGCACTAGTGCAGCTAGAAACTCAGATGGCACAATACCGTGAAAAGAAATTTGGTACTAACGGCGAACTTTTTCAAAAGCAGGATGAGCTTATGAAGCCTGTACAAAATAAGATCTTTACTGCACTAAAAGAATTAGCTGAACAGGAGGATTTTGATTTTGTTTTTGACCGCAGCGGCGACATAATGATACTGTTTGCAAAAGATAAATATGATTTGACTTCTAAAGTTTTGGATAGGCTTAAACTGAAATAA